The sequence CCTTTTTTTATGCCTGATGGAGCTTGCCGCCTTGGTTCGTTTATTTCACTCTCGACCGCAAAACCAAGAAATCGTGTCCTCGGCAGCCTACCTCATCGTAGTCATGAAAACGACAACGCCCCTTTTCACTCTCGTGTCCTGCTCTCTTTTTGCTCAACCCCTGCCCTACCCTGAAACCCGCAAGGACCCCGAGATCGTGGATGACTACCACGGCACTCAAGTCGCCGATCCTTATCGTTGGCTGGAGGACGACAACAGCGAGGAGACCAAGGCTTGGGTGAAAGCGCAGAACGAAGTCACCTTCGGTTATCTGAAAAAGCTGCCCAAGCGTGGGGAAATCCGCGACCGACTGGAAAAGCTCTGGAACTACGAACGCATCGGCGTGCCGTTTGAGGAAGGCGGACGTTGGTTTTTCAATCGCAACTCGGGACTGCAAAACCAAAGCGTTCTGTATGTGACCGAATCCCTCGACGCAGAACCGCGCATCTTGTTAGACCCCAATGCGCTTTCCCAGGATGGCACCACTTCCTTGACAGAATCAGCCCCCAGCCCAAACGGCAAACTGCTGGTTTACGGCCTCTCCAAAGCCGGCAGCGACTGGCAGGAATTTCGCGTCAAGGACATCGATACAGGCAAGGACCTGCCCGACGTCCTGGAATGGATCAAGTTTAGCGGAGCCTCCTGGGCCAAAGATAACAGCGGCTTCTATTACAGCCGTTATCCCCAGCCGAAAGAAGGGGCTGCTCTCACTGAAGCCAATAAAAATCAGAAGGTTTACTTCCATAAGCTGGGTTCGCCCCAGAACGAAGATCGCCTGGTCTATGAACGTCCGGATCAGCCCGACTGGGGCCTGCATGCCTATGTGACGGATGATGGAGCTTATCTCACCTTCACCGTGACTGAGGGCACCGATCCCAAGAAGAGGATCTTTTACCAAAGCCTCACCGAACCGGATGCCAAGGTGATCGAACTGCTCAATGACTTCGATGCCGCCTACGGATTTTTGGACAACGTCGGTAGCGTTTTTTATTTCCGAACCGATCTGGAAGCCCCGCGCTATCGGGTCATCGCGATTGATGTGACCAAACCCGAACGGAAGCACTGGAAGGAAGTCATTCCCCAGACCACCGACAAGCTCGATGGCGTGACCCTCGTCGGTGAACAAATCCTCTGCGAGTATCTGAAGGACGCTCGTTCTGACATGCGAGCATTCGATCTGAACGGCCAGTTTATCCGCCAGATTGAATTACCCGGCATTGGGACTGTCGGAGGCTTTGGGGGGCGCCGGAAGGATATCCAGACCTTCTACGCCTTCACCAGTTTTACCTCCCCCGGGGCGATTTACCGTTATGACATCGCCAGTGGTCAAAGCAGTCTCTACCGCAGGCCGAAGGTGGACTTTGACGGTACTGCGTATGAGACGCAGCAGGTCTTCGCCACCAGTAAGGATGGCACCAAGGTACCCATGTTCATCGTCCACAAAAAAGGTCTCAAACTGGACGGCAGCAACGCCACCCTACTCTATGGATATGGCGGTTTTAACATTAGTCTGACCCCAGGGTTTTCCATCGGACGTGCCGTGTGGTTGGAAATGGGCGGCGTCTTCGCTCTTGCTAACCTCCGAGGGGGTGGCGAATACGGCTCAGAATGGCATCGAGCCGGCACCAAGTTGCAAAAACAGAACGTCTTCGATGACTTCATCGCTTGCGCCGAATTCCTGCAAAAAGAAGGTTATACTTCACCCTCAAAACTCGCCATCCAAGGCGGCAGTAATGGCGGTCTGCTCGTGGGTGCATGCATGACTCAGCGACCTGAGCTCTATGGAGCCGCTCTACCCGCCGTTGGCGTGATGGACATGCTGCGCTTCCACAACTTCACCATTGGTTGGGCTTGGAAGAGTGACTACGGCAGCAGTGAAAAGGCAGACGAATTCAAGGCTCTCTACGCCTACTCTCCGCTGCACAATCTCAAGCCCCGCACACGCTATCCTGCCACGTTGGTGACCACGGCTGATCATGATGACCGTGTCGTCCCAGCCCACAGCTTCAAGTTCGCCGCACGGCTCCAGGAATGCCAAGCCAAGGATGGACCTCCCGTGCTCATCCGCATCGAGACTAGCGCAGGCCATGGAGCTGGAACTGCTTTGACCAAGGTGATCGAAGAGACCGCTGACGAATGGGCATTTCTTCATCACCAGCTGCAAATGGACTGAAGCTGAGCAATCCATCAAAGTCTGCTCCGCCCGAGTTGACAGCGGCAAGTTGACTGTCTAGCCTCACGGCAGTGTCAACCATGCCCAACCAGCTTGCCTTACTCTCGCGCCTTTCGCGCTGGGTGGTTGTCGCTGCGGTTTGCTTGTCACTGGGCCTGCAATGGACGATGCTCCAGGGTATCGCCTGGACCGGCATGTTGATTACCTTTGCCAGCGAAGGCTCCCTCATGGAAGCCGTGAGTAAAACCTTCGACGGCGAACACCCTTGCCCTCTTTGTAAAGCCGTCGAAGCGGGTCAAAAACACGATCAGCAAAAGTCGGCTGACGCACCGAAAAAGAAGATGGAAGCCATTCTGGTTTTCGCCATCCAGACGGTTGCGCCAGCGTCGAAAATCGAAGCTTTCCCTCAGTTCATTCAGCAAGGAGAACGGCGCGCCATGATGCCGCCGAGACAGCCCCCGCGGTTCGCTTGATTTGATCCTTCATACCCCTTCGTCGTTCAGACCCAGGGGGATCAATTCTCACGCTCTAAACCTCGGGCATGCCGACCGTTGTCTGCCGTGCGCAGCACCGGAGCGCCCACGTCTCGCTCTATGAAATTCTCTTTTTCGTCCCTCGTTCTCGCGGCCCTTTGGCTGCCCTGTCTTCCTCTATCTGCTCAGCAAAACGCCGATCCTAACACCTTGCCTGAAGTTGTGGTTACGGCTCAAGCTCAACGTGAATCCCTCACCTCTCCCCGTGTAGAAACCGTTAAAGAACAGCTCAGTAAAATCCCTGGCGGGGTCGCCATAATCGATGCCGAAGATTACAAACGCGGTCGTGCCACAACCCTCAAAGATGCGCTGGATTTCGCTCCAGGGGTCTTCATTCAGCCGCGCTTCGGAGCGGAAGAAGCAAGGCTTTCCATCCGTGGCTCCGGCATCCAACGCACCTTCCACGGACGGGGCATCAAGCTCATGCAAGACGGGGCTCCGCTGAACCTGGCCGATGGTGGTTTTGACATGCAGGCCGTGGAACCACTCTCGGCTCGCTACATTGAGGTGTTCCGTGGTTCCAATGCCTTGCAGTATGGCTCCACCACCTTGGGTGGTGCGATCAACTTCGTCTCAATGACGGGTTACGATGCATCCCCCTTGCAGCTGCGATTTGAAGCCGGTTCATGGGATACCTTCCGTGCTCAAATCAGCTCAGGCGGTGTCTTTGGAAACGCGGATTATTATGCCAGCTTCACTCACTCCTCCACGGATGGATTTCGCGACTGGAGCCGCCAAAGCAATCAGCGCTTCTTCGCCAACTTCGGTTACAAGCTGAGCGATGACGTCGAGACCCGTTTTTATGTCACCTACGTTCACACGGATTCACAGCTCCCGGGAAGCCTAACTAAAGATCAACTCGAAAGCAATCCACAGCAGGCTAACGCAGGCAGTTTAGCCGGGAAGCAAAAGCGTGACTTCGATCTCTTCCGCATCGCCAACAAAACCACTTTCACCGATGGTGATCAGAAGCTGACTGTCAGCAGCTTCTGGTCTTGGAAAGATCTCGATCACCCCATCTTCCAAGTGATCGACCAGCTCTCCAATGACTTCGGTGTCGATGTCCGCTACGACTCGCTGGCTGACCTGGCAGGGCATCGCAACCAATTCACACTTGGTTTGGGAGCCACTTATGGCATCACGCAGGACAACCGCTTCCAAAACATTGCGGGTGAACGCGGGCTGCGCACGGCAGAAAACGAGCAGACCTCGACCAATCTGGACCTCTACATCCAGAACAGCTTTTACATGACCGACACGCTGGCTCTGGTCATTGGGGCACAAGGCAGCTATGCCAAACGTGACTTTGAAGAAGAGAAAATCTTCGGAGCCAACAACAGCGCCGATGAAGATTATTGGGGGTTCAGTCCGAAGCTGGGCCTGCTCTGGGAAGTCACGCCCAAAGCGCAAGTGTTCTTCAATGCTAGCCGTAGCTTTGAGCCACCTTCATTCGGTGAACTGACCGCTGTCGGTGCAGCCCCAGGACTCGTCGAATTGGACGCTCAGCGTGGCACAACCATCGAACTCGGTACCCGTGGGTCCACCGAACGCGTGCGCTGGGATCTGGTCTGGTATTACTCCTGGTTGGATAACGAGCTTCTCTCCCTGGGCATCCCGGGAGTCAGCCCGACACAGACGGTCAACGCAGGTCGCACCATCCATCACGGCGTCGAGGCCATGGTCGATGTCGATCTCCTACGCGGCATCGTTTCGCCTTGGCAGGAAGCAACGGTAGCCAGCGGTAAACAACTTGGCCAAGATGCCATCCGAGGGGATCGCTTGTTCCTGCGTCAGGTCTATCTCTTCAACGACTTCCGCTTTGATGGCGATGGTGAATTTGGCACCAACGAACTTCCTGGGGTGCCTCGCCACTACTACCGGGCTGAACTCATCTATGAACATCCTTGCGGCTTCTATGCTGGCCCGAACGTCGAATGGGTTCCTCAGGGGTATGCAGTGGACATGGACTCCACGCTGGAGGCCGATGGCTATGCTCTGCTCGGCTTTAAAATCGGCTACCGCACTCCCAAAGGCCTTTCCTTCTTCATCGAAGGCAAAAACCTAACCGACGAAACCTACGCCGCCACCACGGGTGTGCTGAAAACCGCAGCAGCCAATAGCGCTGTCTTCATGCCTGGAGATGGCCGTGCCGTCTATGCAGGCATTGAATGGAAGTGGTAACTCAATGTTTAGCCGGGGCAGCCCATCCCTGCCCCGGTCATTTCGACTCACATGAACAAAAATTTCATTCGCAAAGCGCACCGATGGCTGGGCCTCCTCTTCAGCTTAACCATCCTCATGTCCGCCGGCAGTGGCGTGATTCATAACGTCATGACCCGGACGCAGGCTCCTCCACCGACAGCCCGCCCGAGTGGTGAAGGATTGGATGTCTCGCTCATTCAAATCAGCGTCGCTGAAGCCACTGCCAAACTGCCTGAAGCAAGCCAAGGAGTATCCGCTGTGAACGTCCGCAGCATTGGCGGGGAGCCCTGGTATCAGATCTATGTGAATGGTACACGCGGAGCCCAGTATGTCAGCGCCAGAGACGGACGGGTGGACGCCGCTCAAGATGAACGCTACGCCTCAGAAATCGCCAGCACCTTTCTCGGCGGAGCTAAGGCCCGAAAAACCGACTTCCTCACGGCGTTTAACAATGAGTACATCAACATTTTCCGCATCCTCCCGGTTTATCGCTTCGATCTGGATGATGAAAAGTACACGCGTGTTTATGTCTCCACCGTGACAGGCAGTGTCACCCGACATACGGATAATCAGCGTCAGTTTGAAGCCACCATCTTCACGAACTTCCACAAATTCGGTTTCATCCCGAACAAAGACCTCCGAGATCTGGTGCTGACGACGCTGACCTTTGCCACCTGCGTGGTCGCGATTCTGGGAATATTTCTCTTCTTTTTAACCCGCCCCAAACGGCGTTAAGAGTCCAGACAAACAAAAAGCCCGGTCACAGGGACCGGGCTTCATTGAAGGATGGCTCGAAATCACCAATAATAGGGTCGGTAGCCATACCCGTAACCGGGACCATAGCGGTAGCTGCTGGCGTGGAAGCCGCTGCGATAGGGCCGGTAACCATAATACCGCGATGGATACCCGTAGCGGCTGTAGCCGTAGCGCGGGCCGCTGCGGTAATAGACGGGACGACTGTAACCGTAGCCATACCCATAGCGCTGATCCTGGCTCGCACCGATGGAGGAGCCTGCCAAGGCTCCGAGGGCCCCACCGATGGCTGCGCCTTCCAGTGGACGACCACTGTGGCTACCAATCATCGCTCCCAAAGCACCACCACCGACAGCGCCGATCACCGCACCATCACGCTCATTCGGGCCAGCATAGGGGCTAACACAGGAAGCAAAGGTGAGAGCAAGGCCTACGGCACCCAGAGTAGCTAGAGGACGAAGTTGAGTTTTCATAAATAAAAGGGGGTTCGTCGCATCCCGAAAGATGCGCTCACCTCTTTGACAGGGAACCCACCCAAAAATTCGAAATCCTCCTGCGATGAGGCATTTCGCAATCTTTGGTTATGAATTTTATAACCTTTAAGCCCACTCGTTTACTTCCGCTCAAAATACGGAATGCCTAACCGCTTGGCCACTCGGAGAGGACGACGCATGGCTTCTTCCATACGCAACGCCTCATCTGCACCACGGACATCTCTGCAATCCGGGTGAGACTCGGGTGCTTCGATCAAACCGAGATGATGCAGGACATGCGCCGTGCTGTGCTTGTAAGGCGCCGCACTCATTTTTTCATCCAAGCGGAAGACGAGATCCTCGAACGATTGGAAAGCTTCAAAGAGCTTGTAAACCCGTGTGTCGAAACGACCTGAACCGGTCTTGAACTTCTTATCCGCCACGCTGTCCAGCAGCCACATGTCACGGGCCGCACAGATGAGCGGGCAGGCACTGACCCCAGCTCCAATCAACAAGGGCAAACCAAGGCGAATGGCAGTCGGGATGCCGTAGTCGTCACCACTGTGAGGAGCGAAGGGCAACTTCAGATCCTTGCACATGGCGGCCCAATAAAGGAAGTGCGGTTCGTCCAGCGTGCTGATTTTACCGCCCACGTATTTTGGATGATTGGCGATCTCATGCAGCAACCACGGTTCATACGGTGAAGCCCAAGGCACGAAAGAAGGCTCAAGCGCATGAGCAATCGCCGGATGAGTGATGTGCTCAGCGATTTCAAAATAGGCATCACGACGGGCTTCCGGCTCCAGAATATTCAGGAGCCGTGAGGTCATGATCATCATCTCGCCATTGTCATGGCTCTGAGCGATGTCCAGTAGCGGCCAGTAGCGCTCTGCTTTGAAAACCGTA is a genomic window of Prosthecobacter debontii containing:
- a CDS encoding prolyl oligopeptidase family serine peptidase, encoding MSCSLFAQPLPYPETRKDPEIVDDYHGTQVADPYRWLEDDNSEETKAWVKAQNEVTFGYLKKLPKRGEIRDRLEKLWNYERIGVPFEEGGRWFFNRNSGLQNQSVLYVTESLDAEPRILLDPNALSQDGTTSLTESAPSPNGKLLVYGLSKAGSDWQEFRVKDIDTGKDLPDVLEWIKFSGASWAKDNSGFYYSRYPQPKEGAALTEANKNQKVYFHKLGSPQNEDRLVYERPDQPDWGLHAYVTDDGAYLTFTVTEGTDPKKRIFYQSLTEPDAKVIELLNDFDAAYGFLDNVGSVFYFRTDLEAPRYRVIAIDVTKPERKHWKEVIPQTTDKLDGVTLVGEQILCEYLKDARSDMRAFDLNGQFIRQIELPGIGTVGGFGGRRKDIQTFYAFTSFTSPGAIYRYDIASGQSSLYRRPKVDFDGTAYETQQVFATSKDGTKVPMFIVHKKGLKLDGSNATLLYGYGGFNISLTPGFSIGRAVWLEMGGVFALANLRGGGEYGSEWHRAGTKLQKQNVFDDFIACAEFLQKEGYTSPSKLAIQGGSNGGLLVGACMTQRPELYGAALPAVGVMDMLRFHNFTIGWAWKSDYGSSEKADEFKALYAYSPLHNLKPRTRYPATLVTTADHDDRVVPAHSFKFAARLQECQAKDGPPVLIRIETSAGHGAGTALTKVIEETADEWAFLHHQLQMD
- a CDS encoding TonB-dependent receptor family protein, producing the protein MKFSFSSLVLAALWLPCLPLSAQQNADPNTLPEVVVTAQAQRESLTSPRVETVKEQLSKIPGGVAIIDAEDYKRGRATTLKDALDFAPGVFIQPRFGAEEARLSIRGSGIQRTFHGRGIKLMQDGAPLNLADGGFDMQAVEPLSARYIEVFRGSNALQYGSTTLGGAINFVSMTGYDASPLQLRFEAGSWDTFRAQISSGGVFGNADYYASFTHSSTDGFRDWSRQSNQRFFANFGYKLSDDVETRFYVTYVHTDSQLPGSLTKDQLESNPQQANAGSLAGKQKRDFDLFRIANKTTFTDGDQKLTVSSFWSWKDLDHPIFQVIDQLSNDFGVDVRYDSLADLAGHRNQFTLGLGATYGITQDNRFQNIAGERGLRTAENEQTSTNLDLYIQNSFYMTDTLALVIGAQGSYAKRDFEEEKIFGANNSADEDYWGFSPKLGLLWEVTPKAQVFFNASRSFEPPSFGELTAVGAAPGLVELDAQRGTTIELGTRGSTERVRWDLVWYYSWLDNELLSLGIPGVSPTQTVNAGRTIHHGVEAMVDVDLLRGIVSPWQEATVASGKQLGQDAIRGDRLFLRQVYLFNDFRFDGDGEFGTNELPGVPRHYYRAELIYEHPCGFYAGPNVEWVPQGYAVDMDSTLEADGYALLGFKIGYRTPKGLSFFIEGKNLTDETYAATTGVLKTAAANSAVFMPGDGRAVYAGIEWKW
- a CDS encoding PepSY domain-containing protein, giving the protein MNKNFIRKAHRWLGLLFSLTILMSAGSGVIHNVMTRTQAPPPTARPSGEGLDVSLIQISVAEATAKLPEASQGVSAVNVRSIGGEPWYQIYVNGTRGAQYVSARDGRVDAAQDERYASEIASTFLGGAKARKTDFLTAFNNEYINIFRILPVYRFDLDDEKYTRVYVSTVTGSVTRHTDNQRQFEATIFTNFHKFGFIPNKDLRDLVLTTLTFATCVVAILGIFLFFLTRPKRR
- a CDS encoding glycine zipper domain-containing protein produces the protein MKTQLRPLATLGAVGLALTFASCVSPYAGPNERDGAVIGAVGGGALGAMIGSHSGRPLEGAAIGGALGALAGSSIGASQDQRYGYGYGYSRPVYYRSGPRYGYSRYGYPSRYYGYRPYRSGFHASSYRYGPGYGYGYRPYYW